One window of the Geotrypetes seraphini chromosome 19, aGeoSer1.1, whole genome shotgun sequence genome contains the following:
- the IFITM5 gene encoding interferon-induced transmembrane protein 5 — translation MIGCRDYMYKEPLLVHYAKGRCCSCSCHCCSCFACTTMDTSYPREDFPPATPRKPDRSHTVITIGPPVVPRDYLIWSIFNTIYMNLCCFGFMALVYSVKARDQKVAGDVDAARHYGSKAKCYNILATIWNVTVPLLLIALVVTGVIHLSNITQESINLFNLKYFVSDDDRK, via the exons ATGATAGGTTGTAGGGACTATATGTATAAAGAACCCCTCCTAGTACACTATGCCAAGGGACGCTGCTGTTCGtgctcctgtcactgctgttcgTGCTTCGCCTGCACCACCATGGACACTTCGTACCCCCGTGAGGACTTCCCACCTGCTACCCCTCGCAAACCTGATCGCTCCCATACTGTAATTACCATTGGACCCCCAGTTGTGCCACGAGACTACTTGATCTGGTCTATCTTCAACACCATCTACATGAACCTCTGCTGCTTCGGTTTCATGGCCTTGGTTTATTCCGTCAAG GCACGCGACCAGAAGGTAGCCGGAGACGTGGACGCAGCCCGTCACTATGGTTCCAAAGCCAAATGTTACAACATCCTGGCCACAATCTGGAATGTGACTGTGCCACTCCTGCTCATTGCCCTGGTGGTCACCGGAGTGATCCACCTCTCCAATATCACTCAGGAGTCCATCAACTTGTTCAACCTCAAGTACTTTGTCAGCGACGATGATAGGAAGTGA